One Hyphomicrobium sp. CS1GBMeth3 DNA window includes the following coding sequences:
- a CDS encoding response regulator, which yields MKTALVVDDSSFIRKIARQILDNMGFEVSEAADGSDALAQCQKGFPDLILLDWNMPVMSGLEFLTKLRKMPGGDAPQVVFCTTENTRDKILTALEAGATEYIMKPFDQEIIRTKLEQIGMV from the coding sequence ATGAAGACAGCGCTCGTCGTGGATGACTCCTCCTTCATCCGCAAGATCGCAAGGCAGATCCTCGACAACATGGGCTTCGAGGTATCGGAAGCCGCGGACGGCTCCGATGCGCTCGCGCAATGCCAAAAGGGATTTCCCGATCTCATCCTGCTCGACTGGAACATGCCGGTGATGAGCGGGCTCGAGTTCTTGACCAAGCTGCGCAAGATGCCGGGCGGCGACGCACCCCAGGTCGTCTTCTGCACGACCGAGAACACGCGCGACAAAATCCTGACAGCGCTCGAAGCTGGCGCCACCGAGTACATCATGAAGCCCTTCGACCAGGAAATCATCCGCACGAAGCTCGAGCAGATCGGAATGGTCTGA
- a CDS encoding glycoside hydrolase family protein produces the protein MHSFYLDAIRNFEGYTPQASWDYAQFSNGYGTRAQFAGEVIDRAEAERRFHAEVSSARAIVEKAAGHTDEGTKAALTSLTYNAGTAWIGSGLGDAVRRGDLDAVRDIFVQYNKAGGEVLQGLVSRRTQEAEWIGNPDMIASASRVDAGAATGLPPVVAERDQSARQVADLIRSRPAEATPAPESLVQRGPRVERAALAGAMGNVSSDALIALIGTDALAPDRVADIARLAQLDRGSELARSGQERADNETQRV, from the coding sequence ATGCACAGCTTTTATCTGGACGCGATCCGCAACTTCGAGGGCTATACGCCTCAAGCGAGCTGGGACTATGCTCAGTTCTCGAACGGATATGGCACGCGCGCCCAGTTCGCCGGTGAGGTGATCGACCGCGCCGAGGCGGAGCGGCGCTTCCATGCCGAGGTCTCGTCGGCACGCGCCATCGTCGAAAAGGCGGCGGGACATACGGACGAGGGCACCAAGGCTGCGCTCACGTCTCTCACCTACAACGCTGGCACGGCATGGATCGGCAGCGGGCTCGGCGATGCCGTGCGTCGCGGTGATCTTGATGCCGTGCGCGATATCTTCGTTCAATACAACAAGGCTGGCGGGGAGGTTCTGCAGGGGCTCGTCAGCCGCCGGACGCAGGAAGCCGAGTGGATCGGTAATCCGGACATGATCGCGTCTGCATCGCGCGTGGACGCGGGGGCGGCAACTGGGCTGCCTCCTGTCGTGGCCGAGCGCGACCAGAGTGCGCGCCAGGTGGCCGACCTGATCCGCTCACGGCCGGCTGAGGCTACGCCAGCGCCCGAGTCACTTGTCCAGCGCGGGCCTCGGGTCGAGCGCGCGGCGCTCGCCGGAGCCATGGGCAATGTATCGAGCGACGCCCTGATCGCCTTGATCGGAACGGACGCTCTCGCGCCTGATCGCGTGGCGGACATTGCGCGCCTTGCCCAGCTTGACCGGGGCAGCGAGCTCGCGCGTTCCGGCCAGGAGCGGGCGGACAACGAAACGCAGCGGGTTTGA
- a CDS encoding chemotaxis protein CheW, with protein MSTAVAIPSASDVPTAGEESYFTVFAGGEAFGLSVLQTQTIFRIQSVTPIPLGPADIVGLVNLRGKIVTAVSLRRRLCIPVDEVHNSLAIGIEHKGENFALIVDEVGDVLTLDASMKVPIPAHFDPTRSRLMSGLYKVGNLLVPALNIEALFDFTN; from the coding sequence ATGAGCACAGCCGTCGCCATCCCTTCCGCCTCGGACGTTCCGACAGCCGGGGAAGAAAGCTACTTCACCGTCTTCGCCGGCGGCGAGGCCTTCGGCCTTTCCGTCCTGCAGACACAGACCATTTTCCGCATCCAGAGCGTGACCCCGATCCCGCTCGGCCCCGCCGACATCGTGGGCCTCGTCAACCTACGCGGCAAGATCGTCACCGCCGTCAGCTTGCGCCGTCGCCTCTGCATCCCCGTCGACGAGGTACACAACTCGCTGGCCATCGGCATCGAGCACAAGGGCGAGAACTTCGCGCTAATCGTTGACGAGGTCGGCGACGTGCTGACGCTCGACGCCTCGATGAAGGTTCCGATCCCGGCCCACTTCGACCCGACCCGCTCGCGCCTGATGTCCGGACTCTACAAAGTCGGCAATCTTCTCGTTCCGGCGCTCAACATCGAAGCGCTCTTCGATTTCACGAACTAA
- a CDS encoding protein-glutamate O-methyltransferase CheR: MSQAFDALCDYLRRQSGLVMDQSKKYLVDSRVMPIVRRERLSGLEELVALLQKGQSPKLAKDVIEAMTVNETYFFRDKAPFDQFRSVMLPALLTARQNEKRLRIWSAAASTGQEAYSLAMILEEFAAKLAGWKIDIVATDLSEQVLEKAKKGIYSQFEVQRGLPTPMLLRHFNQIGESWQLSDHIRSKVTFRQLNLLSDFTVLGRFDVILCRNVLIYFDAARKTDILARMTRVLAPDGFLTLGASESLIGLKTDLVAHPEHRGIFARAAAAAASTPRFTPRTDQPSATLPPGFGATALSAAARLRTTG, translated from the coding sequence ATGTCCCAAGCGTTTGATGCCCTTTGCGACTATCTGCGCCGCCAATCCGGCCTCGTGATGGATCAGAGCAAGAAGTATCTCGTCGATAGCCGCGTCATGCCGATCGTACGGCGTGAGCGCCTGTCCGGCCTCGAAGAGCTCGTGGCGCTGCTGCAAAAAGGACAATCGCCGAAGCTCGCCAAGGACGTCATCGAGGCGATGACCGTCAACGAAACCTACTTCTTCCGCGACAAGGCCCCCTTCGACCAGTTCCGCTCCGTCATGCTGCCGGCCCTCCTGACGGCACGGCAGAACGAGAAGCGCCTGCGCATCTGGTCCGCCGCCGCGTCGACGGGGCAAGAAGCCTACTCGCTGGCCATGATCCTCGAAGAGTTCGCCGCAAAGCTCGCCGGGTGGAAGATCGACATCGTCGCCACCGACCTTTCGGAGCAGGTGCTCGAGAAGGCAAAGAAGGGCATCTACTCGCAGTTCGAGGTCCAGCGCGGCCTGCCGACGCCGATGCTACTGCGTCATTTCAATCAGATCGGCGAAAGCTGGCAATTGTCTGACCACATTCGCTCGAAGGTGACCTTCCGGCAGCTGAACCTGCTCTCGGACTTTACGGTGCTCGGCCGCTTCGACGTCATTCTCTGCCGCAACGTGCTGATCTACTTCGACGCCGCGCGAAAGACGGACATCCTGGCCCGCATGACCCGCGTGCTGGCACCCGACGGCTTCCTGACGCTCGGAGCCTCCGAGAGCCTCATCGGCCTCAAGACGGACCTTGTCGCCCATCCCGAGCACCGTGGCATCTTCGCGCGCGCCGCTGCGGCTGCGGCCTCGACACCCCGCTTCACGCCGCGCACTGATCAGCCCAGCGCGACACTGCCGCCGGGCTTCGGCGCTACCGCGTTGTCCGCAGCGGCTCGCCTGCGCACCACCGGCTGA